From the Streptococcus halotolerans genome, the window AGTGAAGAAAACAATTAGCAATACTGCTAAAAGTAATATTCCTACAAAAATCCAAGAGTTTGTAAGCTCACTTGCTTTTATATTAACGAAGTAATCTTCATGTATAGATGAGATTGCTCCAGGAATAGAGGCAATGATACCAGCAAAGATAATCATTGATACACCATTCCCAAAACCTTTATCAGAAATTTGTTCTCCAAGCCAGGTTACAATCACGCTTCCGGAAGTTAAGATAACACCTATAATCACATAGGTTTGCCAAGTCGGTGACGTTACAAGTTGAATACTTGACAGTGCATTAAATCCTGCTGTGATACCAATAGATTGAATAAAAGCAAGAATTAAAGAGATGTAACGCGTTGCTTGGTTTAATTTACGGCGTCCAACTTCACCTTGTTTCCCCCACTCCACAAATTGCGGAAGAATATCCATTTGTAATAATTGAACAATGATTGACGCAGTGATATAGGGACTAACACCCAAAGCGAAGACTGAGAATGAACTCATTGCATTACCAGAAACCAAGTTTAACAAGTTAAGAAATGGTAAATCTGCTAGTTGTTCCAAACTTTGTACGTTGATGCCTGGTACTGTGATATGAGTCCCTAATCGGAAGACAAAAATGATAAACAGAGTGAAAGCAATTTTTTTTCTTACATTTTTAAGTTTAAGAGCTTCTTTTAGAATTTTGAAAAACATAATGAGTTACTCCTATGATTCATGCGAACATAATGAGGGTAAAACTCATTAGATGACTTCTACAGAACCACCTTTTTCCACGATAGCTGCTTCTGCTGCTTTTGAGAATTTAGATGCTTTAACATCCAATTTCTTAGTAAGTTCACCATTAGCAAGGATTTTAACACCTGATTTTTCAGATTTAATAACGCCTGCATTTTTAAGAACTGATGGTGATACTTCTGTACCATCTTCAAAAATATTCAAAGCATCAAGACTTACAAGGGCGTATTCTTTAGCATTGATGTTAGTGAATCCGCGTTTTGGAAGACGACGGAACAATGGTGTTTGTCCACCCTCGAAACCAAGACGAACACCGCCACCGCTACGAGCTTTTTGACCTTTTTGACCGCGTCCAGATGTTTTACCATTACCAGATGATGTACCACGACCTACACGGTTACGTACTTTACGAGAACCTTCTGCAGGTTTCAATTCATGAAGTTTCATTTATTTTCTCCTTTTGTTGTACAATGCTAACGCCTTGATGAGGGAAAAGGACTCCCTATAAAGACTCGCCTATACATATTAAGATTAGGCTGGAAATGTCTCCAACCTAATACGATTATCAATTATTTTACATCTTCAACAGTTACCAAGTGAGAGATTGCAGTAACCATACCACGGATAGCTGCGTTATCTTCTTTAATAACTGATGAGTTTAATTTGCCAAGTCCAAGGGCAACAACTGTTTTACGTTGTTCTGGTTTGCGACCGATTGGAGACTTAGTCAAAGTAATTTTAATTTGAGCCATGTTATCCCCTTTCTTATGCCAAGTCAGAAACAGAAACGCCACGAAGTTCTGCAACTTCTTCAGCACGTTTAAGTTGTTTCAAACCTTCAACTGTAGCACGAACAATATTGATTGGTGTGTTTGAACCAAGTGATTTAGATGTAACATCTGCAACACCAGCTAATTCAATGACAGCACGTACAGCACCACCAGCAGCCACACCAGAACCTTCAAAGGCTGGTTTTAACAATACTTTTGCTCCACCAAAGTTAGTGAAAACTTCGTGAGGAATCGTTGTACCAGCCATAGGTACTTCAATCATATTTTTCTTAGCTGCTTCCACAGCTTTACGGATTGCTTCTGGAACCTCTTGAGATTTACCAGTACCAAATCCTACGTGACCGTTACGGTCACCGACAACAACAAGTGCAGCAAAACGCATATTGCGTCCACCTTTAACAACTTTTGTAACACGGTTGATTGCAACTACGCGCTCTTCAAGTTCTACTGCATTATCTTTAAATGCCATTATTAAGTGTCCTCCCTATTAGAATTTCAATCCGTTTTCACGAGCTGAATCAGCCAAAGCCTTAACACGTCCGTGATAGAGATATCCACCGCGGTCAAACACCACTTCAGAAATACCTTTAGCTACTGCACGTTCAGCAACAAGTTTACCGACAACAACAGCTTGCTCGGTTTTAGTACCTTTTGAAACGTCTTTATCAAGAGTTGATGCACTTGCGAGCGTTACACCCGCTACGTCATCAATTACTTGAGCGTAGATGCCTGTATTAGAACGGAAGATGTTCAAACGTGGGCGATCAGCAGTTCCAGAGAGTTTTCCGCGAACGCGACGATGACGTTTTTGGCGGAGTTTGTTTTTATCTGGTTTCGAAATCACAATTTTCACCTCTTAATTTATGATTATTTTATCTTTAATAAAATAGTGACATAAATGCCGTATCATAAGGAAAATAACTTTCCTCATGATAACAATACATTCATTATTTACCTGTTTTACCTTCTTTACGGCGAACAAATTCACCAACGTAGCGAATACCTTTACCTTTATATGGTTCTGGTGAACGAAGGCTACGGATGTAAGCAGCTGTTTGACCAACAACTTCTTTATTGATACCTTCAACTACAATTGAAGTTGGGTTAGCAACTGTGAAAGTAATTCCTTTTGGTGCTTCAACTTCATCTTGGTGAGATTTACCGACTGAAAGAACAAGCTTAGAACCTTGAAGTTGTGCACGGTAACCAACCCCACGCATTTCAAGTTCTTTTTTGAAACCTTCAGAAACACCAACAACCATGTTGTTCAAGTTAGCACGAGTTGTACCATGGATTGTTTTCATTTCTTTTGAGTCGTTTGGACGGTGAAGTGTTACTTCAGTTCCTTCAACTTTAATTTCAATGTTTTTGTTGAACTCACGAGTAAGTTCGCCTTTAGGTCCTTTTACAGTAACAACATTGTCTTTGTTGCTGATTTCAACACCAGCAGGCAATGTGATCACTTTATTACCAATACGTGACATAGTATTTATATTCTCCTGTTAGATTGTCAAGCCACCTAGTGACTAGTTTTCACGGGGGATAAAATTGATACTCTCAAATCTTGAGACTTGCGTAAGAGCCCTGGGTAATCTAAAATCGTCAAATCTAATAGAACTATAACTAGCATAGATGTTTTTAATTTACTGACAAAGCTCTTTGTATCTTTATTTTACCAAACGTAAGCAAGCACTTCTCCACCAACGTTCTTTTGACGAGCTTCTTTATCTGTCAAAACACCTTCTGATGTTGAAATAATCGCAATTCCAAGTCCATTAAGAACTTTAGGAACATCTTCACGTTTTGAGTAAACACGAAGACCTGGTTTTGAGATACGTTTCAAGTTTGTGATAACACGTTCACCGTTTTGTCCATATTTAAGGAAAACACGAATGATACCTTGTTTATCATCTTCGATAATTTCAACGTTTTTTACAAAACCTTCACGTTTAAGGATTTCAGCAATCCCTTTTTTAATATTTGATGCAGGTACTTCAAGCACTTCGTGTTTCGCTTGGTTTGCGTTACGAATACGTGTCAAAAAGTCTGCAATTGGGTCAGTCATAACCATTTTTATATTTCTCCTCTTACTAGTAGTTTGCAAATGCACTTGCTAGTTAATGTATGGGTGATTAAGTCCTAAAAATTAAAGCTGGGGCAAATATCTTAGTGAAAACAATAGACTTTCTAACGTTTTAAAGAAGTAAGATGACTCCACCATTTTCATACAATTTTTAATGCCCTTAGCGTCATAATTTTACCAAGAAGCTTTTGTCACACCAGGAATTTGACCTTTATATGCCAATTCACGGAAGCAAACACGGCAAAGTTGGAATTTGCGGTAAACTGAATGTGGGCGTCCACACTTTTCGCAACGAGTGTAAGCTTGCGTAGAGAACTTCGCAGGGCGTTTGTTCTTAGCAATCATAGATTTTTTAGCCAATTTATTTACCTCCTAAATTATTTTGCAAAAGGCATACCAAGGCCTTTAAGCAATTCGCGACCTTCTTCGTCAGAGTTTGCAGTTGTTACGATTACGATATCCATACCACGAACTTTATCAACATCATCAAAGTTGATTTCTGGGAAGATCAATTGTTCTTTCACACCGAGTGTGTAGTTACCACGTCCATCAAATGATTTTGTTGGAACACCGTGGAAGTCACGAACACGTGGAAGTGAAACTGAAACCAATTTATCAAGGAACTCGTACATGCGTTCGCCACGAAGAGTTACTTTAGCACCGATAGCTACACCTTCACGAAGACGGAAGCCAGCGATTGATTTCTTAGCTTTAGTAATAAGTGGTTTTTGACCTGAGATAGTTGCCAATTCAGCAGCAGCTTTTTCAAGGTTTTTAGCGTTGTTTACAGCATCACCAACACCCATGTTAAGAACGATTTTCTCAACTTTAGGCACAGCCATAACTGATGAATAGTTAAATTTCTCTGTCAATGCAGGAATTACTTCGTTAGTATATTTTTCTTTTAAACGATTTGCCATTTATGCTTCTCCTTTCCTTCGTGATTAATCAAGAACTTCGCCTGATTTTTTGTTGTAACGAACTTTTTTGCCGTCAACAACTTTGTAACCAACACGTCCAGCAACACCGTTTTTGTCAAGAACTTGAACATTTGATGCGTGGATTGGTGCTTCAACTTCTACGATAGCACCTTGAGGGTTTTCGTTATTTGGACGTTGGTGTTTTTTAACAATTCCAACACCTTCAACAACAACTTTGTTTACTTTCGGAAGTGCTTTAAGAACTACAGCTTCAACGCCTTTGTCCTTACCAGCAATAACGCGAACTTTGTCGCCTTTTTTTACAAACATTTGAGTTTTTCTCCTATAATTTCTTACGCCCAAATGGGCACCCTAGGGAAACCTAGGGGACTTAGTTTGTTTTAGTTAAGATTAAAGTACTTCTGGTGCAAGTGATACAATCTTCATATAGCCACCTTCACGCAATTCACGTGCAACAGGGCCGAAGATACGAGTTCCGCGAGGCGTTTTATCATCACGGATGATTACTGCCGCATTTTCGTCAAATTTGATGTATGAACCGTCTGGACGGCGTGCACCAGATTTTGTACGAACGATAACAGCTTTGACAACATCACCTTTTTTAACAGCTCCACCTGGTGTAGCTTGTTTGACAGAAGCAACGATAACGTCACCGATGTTAGCAAATTTACGTCCTGAACCACCAAGTACTTTGATAGTCAAGATCTCACGAGCACCGCTATTATCAGCAACTTTCAAGCGAGTTTCTTGTTGAATCATTTCAATTTTCTCCTTTTAGTTTGATTAGATAATAACAGCTTCTTCCACAACTTCTACAAGACGGAAGCGTTTTGTAGCTGAGAGTGGACGAGTTTCCATGATACGAACTTTGTCGCCTTCTTTAGCAACGTTGTTTTCGTCATGTGCTTTGTATTTTTTTGAATAGTTGATACGTTTACCATAGACTGGGTGGTTACGTTTAGTTTCAACTACAACAGTGATTGTTTTATCCATCTTGTCTGACACGACACGTCCAACAAGAGTTTTACGTTGATTACGTTCCATTATAAGATTTCTCCTTTCCCAATCTATTATTTAGTTTCAGATTGCACAGTTTTAACACGTGCAATTTGTTTTTTAACTTCGTTCAAACGGGCAGTTTGATCAAGTTGACCTGCTGCAGCTTGGAAACGAAGATCAAAAAGTTCTTTTTTAAGTTCGCTTTCTTTCTTAGCAAGTTCTTCTTGAGAAAGTCCACGAAGCTCTTTAACAAAATCTTTAATTTCTTGAAGTTTCATGTGCTCTCCTTATTCTGCTTCACGTTTTACGAATTTTACTTTAACTGGTAATTTGTGGCCAGCAAGACGGAATGCTTCGCGTGCTACTTCTTCAGAAACACCAGCAATTTCGAACATTACTTTACCACGTTTAACTGGTGATACCCAACCTTCAGGAGCACCTTTACCAGATCCCATACGCACACCGATAGCTTTAGCAGTGTATGATTTGTGTGGGAAGATTTTAATCCAAACTTTACCACCACGTTTCATGTAACGCGTCATAGCGATACGGGCAGCTTCGATTTGGCGGTTTGTAATCCATGAGCTTGTAGTAGCTTGGAGACCGTATTCACCAAAGTCTACTTGTTTTCCACCTTTTGCTTCACCGCGCATTTTACCACGGAATTCACGACGGTGTTTAACACGTTTAGGTACTAACATTTGTTATTTGCCTCCTTTAGTGTTTTTACGAGCTGGAAGAACTTCCCCACGGTAGATCCAAACTTTAACACCTAGTTTACCGTAAGTAGTATCAGCTTCTTCCCAAGCATAATCGATATCCGCACGAAGTGTGTGAAGTGGAACAGTTCCTTCTGAATAACCTTCAGCACGAGCGATATCAGCACCGTTCAAACGACCAGATACTTGAGTTTTAATACCTTTTGCACCGGCACGCATTGTACGTTGGATAGCTTGTTTTTGAGCACGACGGAAAGCAACACGTTGCTCAAGTTGACGAGCAATGTTTTCACCAACAAGGTGAGCATCTAAATCTGGTGATTTGATTTCAATAATGTTGATGTGTACTTGTTTTCCAGTCAATTTGTTAAGTTGAGCACGAAGAGCGTCAACATTTGATCCACCTTTACCGATAACCATACCTGGTTTAGCAGTGTGAAGTGAAACAATAACTTTATTTACTGCACGCTCGATTTCAATAGTTGAAACTGAAGCGTCTGCCAATTCTTTGTTGATGAATTTGCGAATTTTAAGATCTTCATGAAGGTAATCCGCGTATTCTTTTTCAGCATACCATTTCGCATCCCAGTCACGGATGATTCCGACACGCATACCAATTGGATGTACTTTTTGACCCACGAGTTTACCTCCTTATTTTTCTGACACAACTACTGTGACATGAGTTGTGCGTTTGTTGATTGGTGAAGCTGATCCTTTCGCACGTGGACGGAAACGTTTCATTGTTGGTCCTTCGTTTGCGAATGTTTCAGATACTACCAAGTTAGCTTTTTCCAAACCAAAGTTGTTTTCTGCATTAGCAATGGCTGAGTTAAGCGTTTTTTCAATAACACGAGCCGCTTTGTTTGGAGTGAATTTTAAGATTGCGATTGCATCGGCTACGTTTTTGCCACGGATAGTATCCAAGACAAGACGAGTTTTACGAGGTGAAACACGAACTGTACGAGCCATTGCTTTAGCTGAAGTAATTTCTGCCATAATTAATGTTCTCCTTATCTACGTGTTTTCTTGTCGTCTGCAGCGTGACCTTTGTAAGTACGAGTTGGTGCGAATTCACCAAGTTTGTGACCTACCATGTCTTCTTGAATGTAAACAGGTACATGCTTACGTCCATCATAAACTGCGATTGTATAACCGATGAAACTTGGGAAAATCGTTGAACGACGTGACCAAGTTTTAATTACTTTTTTCTTTTCGTCATTTGCTTGAGCTTCAACTTTTTTCATCAAATGCTCATCGACGAAAGGTCCTTTTTTAAGACTACGTCCCATTGTGTAGTGTTCTCCTTTAAATGATGTACCACAACGGCTTGCCCACTTTAAGGGCTACCGAGTTGGCGGATAGTTGAATTAACTTAACTGTTTTAACTTATTTTTCGTTACGACGACGAATGATAAGTTTATCAGATTTTGCTTTCTTGTTACGAGTTTTAAGACCAAGCGCTGGTTTACCCCATGGAGTAGATGGCGCTTTACGTCCAACTGGTGCTTTACCTTCACCACCACCGTGTGGGTGATCGTTAGGGTTCATTACAGAACCACGAACTGTTGGGCGGATACCTTTCCAACGGCTACGTCCTGCTTTACCAATGTTAACAAGAGATTGTTGTTCATTACCTACAGTACCAACTGTCGCGCGACAAGTTCCAAGAACCATGCGAACTTCACCTGATTGAAGGCGAACAAGAACGTATTTGCCTTCTTGACCAAGCACTTGAGCAGATGATCCAGCTGCACGGATAAGTTCCGCACCTTTTCCTGGCTTAAGCTCAATGTTGTGGACAAACGTACCAACTGGGATATTAGCAAGTGGAAGAGCGTTTCCGACTTTAATATCTGCTTCTGGTCCAGAAACAATACGTTGACCTACTTGAAGGCCTTTAGGAGCGATGATGTAAGCTTTAACACCATCAGTGTAGTGTACAAGTGCGATGTTAGCTGTGCGGTTTGGATCATATTCG encodes:
- the secY gene encoding preprotein translocase subunit SecY, whose product is MFFKILKEALKLKNVRKKIAFTLFIIFVFRLGTHITVPGINVQSLEQLADLPFLNLLNLVSGNAMSSFSVFALGVSPYITASIIVQLLQMDILPQFVEWGKQGEVGRRKLNQATRYISLILAFIQSIGITAGFNALSSIQLVTSPTWQTYVIIGVILTSGSVIVTWLGEQISDKGFGNGVSMIIFAGIIASIPGAISSIHEDYFVNIKASELTNSWIFVGILLLAVLLIVFFTTFVQQAEYKIPIQYTKLAQGAPTSSYLPLKVNPAGVIPVIFASSITAAPSSILAFFQSSNHDVPWLNTLQSLFSYQTPAGMGIYALLIILFSFFYTFVQVNPEKTAENLQKNGSYIPKVRPGRETEAYMSSLLKKLATVGSVFLALISLIPIVAQQVFDLTSTVALGGTSLLILISTGIDSMKQLEGYLLKKKYVGFMNTK
- the rplO gene encoding 50S ribosomal protein L15 — translated: MKLHELKPAEGSRKVRNRVGRGTSSGNGKTSGRGQKGQKARSGGGVRLGFEGGQTPLFRRLPKRGFTNINAKEYALVSLDALNIFEDGTEVSPSVLKNAGVIKSEKSGVKILANGELTKKLDVKASKFSKAAEAAIVEKGGSVEVI
- the rpmD gene encoding 50S ribosomal protein L30; the protein is MAQIKITLTKSPIGRKPEQRKTVVALGLGKLNSSVIKEDNAAIRGMVTAISHLVTVEDVK
- the rpsE gene encoding 30S ribosomal protein S5; this translates as MAFKDNAVELEERVVAINRVTKVVKGGRNMRFAALVVVGDRNGHVGFGTGKSQEVPEAIRKAVEAAKKNMIEVPMAGTTIPHEVFTNFGGAKVLLKPAFEGSGVAAGGAVRAVIELAGVADVTSKSLGSNTPINIVRATVEGLKQLKRAEEVAELRGVSVSDLA
- the rplR gene encoding 50S ribosomal protein L18, with translation MISKPDKNKLRQKRHRRVRGKLSGTADRPRLNIFRSNTGIYAQVIDDVAGVTLASASTLDKDVSKGTKTEQAVVVGKLVAERAVAKGISEVVFDRGGYLYHGRVKALADSARENGLKF
- the rplF gene encoding 50S ribosomal protein L6, whose amino-acid sequence is MSRIGNKVITLPAGVEISNKDNVVTVKGPKGELTREFNKNIEIKVEGTEVTLHRPNDSKEMKTIHGTTRANLNNMVVGVSEGFKKELEMRGVGYRAQLQGSKLVLSVGKSHQDEVEAPKGITFTVANPTSIVVEGINKEVVGQTAAYIRSLRSPEPYKGKGIRYVGEFVRRKEGKTGK
- the rpsH gene encoding 30S ribosomal protein S8, with product MVMTDPIADFLTRIRNANQAKHEVLEVPASNIKKGIAEILKREGFVKNVEIIEDDKQGIIRVFLKYGQNGERVITNLKRISKPGLRVYSKREDVPKVLNGLGIAIISTSEGVLTDKEARQKNVGGEVLAYVW
- a CDS encoding type Z 30S ribosomal protein S14 → MAKKSMIAKNKRPAKFSTQAYTRCEKCGRPHSVYRKFQLCRVCFRELAYKGQIPGVTKASW
- the rplE gene encoding 50S ribosomal protein L5, producing MANRLKEKYTNEVIPALTEKFNYSSVMAVPKVEKIVLNMGVGDAVNNAKNLEKAAAELATISGQKPLITKAKKSIAGFRLREGVAIGAKVTLRGERMYEFLDKLVSVSLPRVRDFHGVPTKSFDGRGNYTLGVKEQLIFPEINFDDVDKVRGMDIVIVTTANSDEEGRELLKGLGMPFAK
- the rplX gene encoding 50S ribosomal protein L24: MFVKKGDKVRVIAGKDKGVEAVVLKALPKVNKVVVEGVGIVKKHQRPNNENPQGAIVEVEAPIHASNVQVLDKNGVAGRVGYKVVDGKKVRYNKKSGEVLD
- the rplN gene encoding 50S ribosomal protein L14 — protein: MIQQETRLKVADNSGAREILTIKVLGGSGRKFANIGDVIVASVKQATPGGAVKKGDVVKAVIVRTKSGARRPDGSYIKFDENAAVIIRDDKTPRGTRIFGPVARELREGGYMKIVSLAPEVL
- the rpsQ gene encoding 30S ribosomal protein S17, which gives rise to MERNQRKTLVGRVVSDKMDKTITVVVETKRNHPVYGKRINYSKKYKAHDENNVAKEGDKVRIMETRPLSATKRFRLVEVVEEAVII
- the rpmC gene encoding 50S ribosomal protein L29 codes for the protein MKLQEIKDFVKELRGLSQEELAKKESELKKELFDLRFQAAAGQLDQTARLNEVKKQIARVKTVQSETK
- the rplP gene encoding 50S ribosomal protein L16, encoding MLVPKRVKHRREFRGKMRGEAKGGKQVDFGEYGLQATTSSWITNRQIEAARIAMTRYMKRGGKVWIKIFPHKSYTAKAIGVRMGSGKGAPEGWVSPVKRGKVMFEIAGVSEEVAREAFRLAGHKLPVKVKFVKREAE
- the rpsC gene encoding 30S ribosomal protein S3 gives rise to the protein MGQKVHPIGMRVGIIRDWDAKWYAEKEYADYLHEDLKIRKFINKELADASVSTIEIERAVNKVIVSLHTAKPGMVIGKGGSNVDALRAQLNKLTGKQVHINIIEIKSPDLDAHLVGENIARQLEQRVAFRRAQKQAIQRTMRAGAKGIKTQVSGRLNGADIARAEGYSEGTVPLHTLRADIDYAWEEADTTYGKLGVKVWIYRGEVLPARKNTKGGK
- the rplV gene encoding 50S ribosomal protein L22, coding for MAEITSAKAMARTVRVSPRKTRLVLDTIRGKNVADAIAILKFTPNKAARVIEKTLNSAIANAENNFGLEKANLVVSETFANEGPTMKRFRPRAKGSASPINKRTTHVTVVVSEK
- the rpsS gene encoding 30S ribosomal protein S19 encodes the protein MGRSLKKGPFVDEHLMKKVEAQANDEKKKVIKTWSRRSTIFPSFIGYTIAVYDGRKHVPVYIQEDMVGHKLGEFAPTRTYKGHAADDKKTRR
- the rplB gene encoding 50S ribosomal protein L2 yields the protein MGIKVYKPTTNGRRNMTSLDFAEITTSTPEKSLLVSLKNKAGRNNNGRITVRHQGGGHKRHYRVIDFKRNKDNVEAVVKTIEYDPNRTANIALVHYTDGVKAYIIAPKGLQVGQRIVSGPEADIKVGNALPLANIPVGTFVHNIELKPGKGAELIRAAGSSAQVLGQEGKYVLVRLQSGEVRMVLGTCRATVGTVGNEQQSLVNIGKAGRSRWKGIRPTVRGSVMNPNDHPHGGGEGKAPVGRKAPSTPWGKPALGLKTRNKKAKSDKLIIRRRNEK